A window of Cryptomeria japonica chromosome 3, Sugi_1.0, whole genome shotgun sequence contains these coding sequences:
- the LOC131044741 gene encoding uncharacterized protein LOC131044741: MENEFVTPAKQSATAVHSCYAPVASDGKTPSADVTKTPCALTEQQSNIMKPDKEEGQEEEEQGKTGRHPERVIVPLHQQKKLWSMDGRYMSPTDRIMSPVTQVLLARNKKFPLPPSKVLDGTCNDSEPSAL; this comes from the exons ATGGAGAATGAGTTTGTAACTCCTGCAAAGCAGTCGGCAACAGCAGTCCACTCTTGCTATGCCCCTGTTGCCTCTGATGGGAAAACCCCATCAGCAGATGTAACCAAAACCCCTTGTGCATTGACGGAGCAGCAGAGCAATATAATGAAACCCGACAAAGAAGAAggccaagaagaagaagaacaaggcaAAACAGGAAGACACCCGGAGCGCGTAATAGTTCCTCTTCATCAACAGAAGAAGCTATGGAGCATGGATGGAAG GTACATGAGCCCTACAGATCGCATAATGTCTCCTGTCACCCAAGTCCTACTTGCAAGGAACAAAAAGTTTCCTCTTCCgccttcaaag GTTCTAGATGGTACTTGTAACGATTCCGAACCTTCTGCTCTATGA